The genomic interval GCCGTCGGGAAGCCGCACACGGTGCTTCAGCCGGCGGCGTGGAGCGCCCGCTCGATGGCGTGCTCGAGCTCCTTGGCGTCCGAGGCGTCGCCGGGGGCGAGGAAGGTGAGCCCGGCGGGGCCGGTCTCGAGCATCGCGTCCTCGCCGGCGGCGTCCACCAGCGCGGGCTGGCTCGCCCACGCGGCGGCTTCCGCCGCGTCGTTGGCGCGGACCGTGCGCGGGGCGTCGACGCTCTGGTAGCCGAATCCGTCGAGCAGGCCCTCGGGCGCGCCGGCGGGCAGCGACACGGCGTGCAGGGGGTCGGTGCCGCTGCGGGGCTGGTGCACGGCGATGAGCCGGCGGGTCGTCGGCGTGTGTCGGCCGCCGACCTGGTCGATGAGCCCGAAGGTCGTGAAGGCGTGGATGCCCCGCTCGCCGTGCGCGACGGCGGTGACCCGGCGGGCACGGCCCGCGTTGAGGATCGCGACGCCGTCCAGGCCCGCGGGCAGCTCGTCGCTCCGCTCCTGGGTCTCCACCGAGAGGCCGGCGTCGCGGGCGGCGTCGCCGGCGGCCTCTGCGCGCGAGGCTTTCTTCTGGGTGAGCAGGATGCAGAGGACGACGACGCCGGCGATCACGGCGCCGACGATCGAGGCGGTGACCCAGACGGCGGCGGCGAGGGAGGGAAGGAGGGTCATGGGCGTGGCGTCGTGGGGGTGGGAGGGTGATTGCGTGCGTGCGTGCGTGCGTGCCGGCGCGGCGCGGCGATGGAACGTCGGGGCCGCCCGGGCTCGGGTCCACGCCTCGCCGGCCGACGGCCAGCGGGACGCTCGCCCGCCGGGCCGCTTCAGATCGCGTCGATGATCGCGTTGAAGGTGGCCGAGGGCCGCATCGCGGCGTCCACCTTCGCGCGGTCGGGCCGGTGGTAGCCCCCGAGGTCGGCGGCCTGGCCCTCGGTCGCGTCGATTTCCGCGAGGATCGTCTCCATCCTCGCGCCCAGCTCGTCGGAAACCGGCCCGAAGACGGCCGCAAGCTCGGCGTCCTCGGTCTGCGTGGCCAGCGCTTCGGCCCAGTAGCGGGCGAGCCAGGCCGTGCTGCCGCGGTTGTCCAGCTGGCCCGCCTTCCGCAGCGGGCTGCGATCTTCCGCGAGCAGCTTGCCGGTGGCGGCGTCGAGAGCGCGGGCGACGACGCCCCGCTTCGTGTTGCCCTTCTTGCGGGCGGAGTCGCCGAGGGCGACGGCAACCGCGAGGTACTCGCCGAGCGAGTCCCAGCGCAGGTGGCTCTCCTTCTCGAACTGCTGCACGTGCTTGGGGGCCGAGCCGCCGGCGCCGGTCTCGTAGAGGCCGCCGCCGGCGAGCAGCGGGACGATGGAGAGCATCTTCGCTGAGGTGCCCAGCTCGAGGATGGGGAAGAGGTCGGTGAGGTAGTCGCGCAGCACGTTGCCGGTGACCGAGATCGTGTCCTCGCCGGCGCGGCAGCGCTCCAGGGCGTGGCGGGTCGCCGCGGCGGGTGCCAGGACCGAGACGTCGAGCCCGGAGGTGTCGTGGTCCTCGAGGTAGGCGTGGACCTTCTTGAGCAGCTCCGCGTCGTGGGCGCGGTTCTCGTCGAGCCAGAAGACCGCCGGGGCGCCGCTCTCGCGGGCCCGCTCGACGGCGAGGCGCACCCAGTCCTTCACCGCGACGTCCTTCGTCTGGCAGGCGCGGAAGAGGTCGCCCGCCTCCACCGCGTGCTCCATCAGGACCGTGCCGCCCTCGTCGACGACCTGCACCCTCCCGGCGGCGGGCACCTCGAAGGTCTTGTCGTGCGAGCCGTATTCCTGGGCCTTCTTGGCCATGAGGCCGACGTTGGCGACGCTGCCCATGGTCGCGGGGTCGAAGGCCCCGTGCTCGCGGCAGTGTTGGATCGTCTCCTCGTAGACGCCGGCGTAGCTGCGGTCGGGGATGACCGCCTTGGTGTCGGCGGCCTCGCCATCGGGCCCCCACATCCGCCCGCCGTTGCGGATCATCGCGGGCATCGACGCGTCGATGATGACGTCGCTGGGCACGTGCAGGTTGGTGATCCCGCGGTCGCTGTCAACCATCGCCAGCGGCGGGCGTTCGGCGTAGAGCTCCTCCAGCTGCGCCTGGATCTGCGACCGCGTCGAATCGGGCAGCTTGTCGAGCCGGGCGTGGAGGTCGCCGATGCCGTTGTCGGGCTCGAAGCCGGCGGCGGCCAGCGCATCGGCGTGCTTCTCCAGGACGGGGCCGTAGAAGACCTCGACGGCGTGGCCGAAGATGATCGGGTCGGAGACCTTCATCATCGTGGCCTTCATGTGCAGCGAGAAGAGCACGCCCTGCTGCTTCGCGTCGGCGATCTGCTCCCGGAAGAACGACCGCAGCGCCGCAACGCTCATCGTCGCGCTGTCGAGGACCTCGCCGGCTTCAAGCGTCAAGCCCTCCCGGAGCACGCGCGTCTCGCCGCTCTCGCCCACGAGCTGGATCCGCACGGTCGTGGGCTCCGCGAGCGTGACGCTCTGCTCGGAGCCGTAGAAGTCGTCGCCGGCCATGTGGCTGACGTGGCTCTTGGAATCTTGGCTCCAAGCCCCCATCGCGTGCGGGTGGGCCCTGGCGTACGCCTTCACCGGCCCGGCCACGCGGCGGTCGCTGTTGCCCTCCCGCAGCACCGGATTCACGGCCGAGCCGAGCACTTTGGCGTAGGTCGCGTTGGTCGCTCTCTGCTCGTCGTTCTGCGGATCGTCGTGGTGATCCGGCACGTCGAAGCCGGCGGCCTGGAGCTCGGCGATGGCTTCCCGCAGCTGCGGGATCGACGCGGAGATGTTGGGCAGCTTCACGATCGTCGCGTCGGCCTGTTTGGCCATCGCCCCGAGCTTCGCCAGCGCGTCCTCCTGCCTCTGGTCCGCGGTCAGCCGCTCGGGGAAGCGGGCGAGGATGCGGCCGGCCAGGGAGATGTCCTCCAGCTCGAAGTGCGTCCCGGCGTGCCGGGTGAAGGCGCGGAGCACGGGCAGCAGGGCGGCGGTGGCGAGTGCGGGGGCCTCGTCGGTGAGGGTGTAGACGATCAGCGGCATGGCGAGGGTGCGGGAGCGGGCGGAGCGGAGCGGAGAGGGCGAGGGTACGGAGCGGGCGGGCGGCCGACGCGACGGAGCCGCG from Phycisphaera mikurensis NBRC 102666 carries:
- a CDS encoding NADP-dependent isocitrate dehydrogenase; its protein translation is MPLIVYTLTDEAPALATAALLPVLRAFTRHAGTHFELEDISLAGRILARFPERLTADQRQEDALAKLGAMAKQADATIVKLPNISASIPQLREAIAELQAAGFDVPDHHDDPQNDEQRATNATYAKVLGSAVNPVLREGNSDRRVAGPVKAYARAHPHAMGAWSQDSKSHVSHMAGDDFYGSEQSVTLAEPTTVRIQLVGESGETRVLREGLTLEAGEVLDSATMSVAALRSFFREQIADAKQQGVLFSLHMKATMMKVSDPIIFGHAVEVFYGPVLEKHADALAAAGFEPDNGIGDLHARLDKLPDSTRSQIQAQLEELYAERPPLAMVDSDRGITNLHVPSDVIIDASMPAMIRNGGRMWGPDGEAADTKAVIPDRSYAGVYEETIQHCREHGAFDPATMGSVANVGLMAKKAQEYGSHDKTFEVPAAGRVQVVDEGGTVLMEHAVEAGDLFRACQTKDVAVKDWVRLAVERARESGAPAVFWLDENRAHDAELLKKVHAYLEDHDTSGLDVSVLAPAAATRHALERCRAGEDTISVTGNVLRDYLTDLFPILELGTSAKMLSIVPLLAGGGLYETGAGGSAPKHVQQFEKESHLRWDSLGEYLAVAVALGDSARKKGNTKRGVVARALDAATGKLLAEDRSPLRKAGQLDNRGSTAWLARYWAEALATQTEDAELAAVFGPVSDELGARMETILAEIDATEGQAADLGGYHRPDRAKVDAAMRPSATFNAIIDAI